Part of the candidate division WOR-3 bacterium genome is shown below.
CCTCCGGAATGTCTATGCAAATCATAGGCACTCCTTTCGGATAGAATATATCCAGGGGTGCCTATGTTTTAAAAGTTTTGGGTAAGATATTTTATTTTGATTAATATTTTATTTTGATTAAATAACCCCACTTCGGTAAGATTATTTTTGATTCAAATCGCGCGCTTGACAGAAAAAAATTTTTGAATATAATTATATCGTGGTTAGGATTTTGCGTTCCTGCAGGCTCAATCGTAACTGCCCGACCCAGGCAGAGTTTGCCCTTTTAAATCTTAACCACAACCACACCGCATTCTCCTTTAATCACTACTGGTATTGGCACTTCCGGGCCCAATAAGGGTCGCAAAATCCTTTTTGGTCCCGGAAGTGCCATCAATCTTCCTTCATCAATAACGCCACTTTTTACCCTGAAAAAAAGAAAGGAGGTAAATAATGATCATAACAATGTCTGTCCAAGCCGGTGAGGAAGATATTGAGCAGGTAAGAAGAAAAATTGCTGAATTAGGCTATGGAGTAAAGATTTTTCGTGGAGAAAAAAAGACCGTACTCCATATAATCGGGGTTACAGATAGGGAAAAGATTGCTAAAGTTGTTGAGTCCCTGCCCGGTGTGGAAAACCTTATTCCCATTCTCAGCCCTTATAAACTGGCTAGTAGGGAATTCCATCCCGATGATACAATCGTTGCGGTCAATGGCAAAAGGATTGGCGATAAGACTATCGCCATAATCGCCGGTCCCTGTGCAGTTGAATCCGAGAGTATGATGTTTGAACTTGCCTGCGTCCTGAAAGAAGCAGGCGCCCAGTTCCTGAGGGGCGGCGCCTACAAACCACGAACCTCACCCTATAGTTTCCAGGGATTAGGCGAGAAAGGACTTGAAATTTTAGCCCGTGCAAGAGAAAAGACCGGTCTTTTGGTCGTCACCGAAGTCCTTTCCGAGATTGATGTTCCATTGGTGTATAAATATGCCGATATCCTACAGATTGGAGCAAGGAATATGCAAAACTTCCCCCTGCTCAAGACCGTAGGCAGATTCAATAAGCCCGTGCTTTTAAAAAGAGGAATGTCAGCAACGATTGAAGAATGGCTCATGGCTGCCGAATATATTCTCTCCGAAGGAAATCCTAATGTGATACTCTGCGAACGGGGTATTAGAACATTTGAGCATTATACCCGCAATACCCTTGATATCAGTGCGGTCCCGGTCGTGAAATACCTTTCCCATCTTCCGATAATAATTGACCCAAGCCATGCCTCAGGAGATGCAAAATATGTCACTCCCCTGGCCCGCGCTGCCATCGCCGCAGGTGCGGATGGAATAATGGTGGAAGTCCATCCGGATCCGCCCAATGCCCTTTCAGATGGGAAACAATCATTGAAGATAGAAGCCTTTAAAGAACTGATAAAAGAAATTAAAGGGATTGCTGAAGCGATCGGGAGGACCTTATGAGTAACCCGATCCAGGTGTATTTCCAAGGGACAAAGGGTGCCTACAGTGAAGTGGCGGCCACGAGATTCTTTAACAAGAAAGTAATAACCACTGGTCTAACCGGTTTTGAAGATTTGTTCGCGGCACTGGACAAAGCCCCCGATGCCTATGCTGTATTGCCTATCGAAAATTCCTTGACTGGAAGCATCCATCGGAATTACGATTTGCTCTTAACCGGTAAAGTCTGGATCGTAGGGGAAGTAGAATTGCAGATAACTTACAATCTTTTGGGTTTGGATTCAAATACGGAATTAAAAGAAATCTGGGCACACCCGGTAGTTTTAGAACAATGCCGCGACTTCATCACCAAGAATCCAAAATATAAAATTGTCCCCTTTTTTGATTCTGCCGGTGCCGCGGAGGTGGTGATAAAAAACCAACGAAAAGATGTTGGTATCATCGCCGGTCCCCAGGTTGCTCTCGTGTATGGTCTGAAGACATTGACAAAAGGAATAGAGGACAATCCGATGAATTTCACCCGCTTTTTGGTTCTTTCCAAAAAAGAGAAAATCCATCCTGGGCCAGATGCAAAATCTTCTTTGGTCTTTGGTGTCAAAAACGAGCCCGGCATCCTATTCCGCTGCCTGAGCATCTTCGCCCTCAGAAATATTGATCTGATGAAACTGGAATCCCGACCTATCATCGGGAAACCATGGGAGTATATTTTCTATATTGATTTCCAGGGAAGCATCGCCGAGGAACGATGTAGAAAGGCGGTGGAAATTCTCGAAGAAATTGCAGTTTATTATAAATTCCTCGGTAGTTATCCGGTGATAAAGGAGCAGAACCATGAATATCTTGGTAAAAAATTGTAGTATTGCTTCAGGGCTGCTCGCGGTTGGGGGGGATAAGTCGATCACGCATCGAGCTTTGATTCTGGGAACCCTCGCTGAAGGTCGCAGTGAGCTCATAAATCCTTCTGACGCTGAAGATTGCCAAGCAACCATTAGATGTTTAAAAATGCTTGGCGCCGAAATAATTAAAAAAGATTCCCGGATTATCATTGAGGGCAAAGGACTTTACAGTCTAAAGGAACCCGAAGATGTTCTGGACTGCCGCAATTCCGGAACCACCATCCGCCTATTAACCGGACTCCTTGCTGGACAGAAATTCTACTCGGTCCTCACCGGTGATGATTCCTTACGAAGAAGGCCCATGGCAAGGATAATCGATCCGCTGCGCCTAATGGGGGCAAATATTGAGAGCCGCAAAGGTGGATTAGCACCGCTCAGCATTAAAGGAAGTGATTTAAGGGGGATCGAATATCGGCTTCCCATTCCCAGTGCCCAGGTGAAATCGGCTTTAATGCTTGCCGGATTCTATGCTGATTCCCCAACCATAATTGAAGAACCAATTTCTTCACGGGATCATTCCGAACGTTTATTTACTTATTTAGGAATAAGGTTTAGTAAAAAGGGGAATCGGATTGAGATAAGACCAAGGCCAATCTTCAAAGGCAAAACTATTTACATCCCTAACGACATCTCTTCGGCAGCATTTTTTATCGTCCTTGGTTGTCTCATTGGAGATAAACTGGTCATTCAAGAAACCGGGATAAACCCACTGCGCAGCGGGGTGATTGAGATATTGAAAAAGGCGGGTGCTTTGATCACCATAGGGAATAAAAAAATCTTTTCCGAGGAACCGGTGGCGGATATTATTGTAAGAAAGAGAAAACCGCGTGCATTCACAATCGGCGGATCATTAATTCCTTCAGTGATCGATGAAATTCCAGTGCTTGCTGTACTTGCTACTCAGCTTGATGGAACCTCGGTGATCAAAGATGCCCAAGAACTGCGGGTCAAGGAGACTGACCGGTTGAGGGCGATTGCTACCGAGTTACAAAAATTTGGTGCCCGGATAAAAGAGGAACCCGACGGATTGATAATAAATGGGCCCACTCGCTTGAGAGGCACAGTATGTAAAAGTTATCATGACCACCGGATTGCCATGGCCCTGACTGTAGCGGGTTTGATTGCCGAAGGAGAAACCGTGATCCAGGATGCCGAATGTATCAAAATATCCTTTCCTGATTTTATCGAGAAATTAAAAACCATCTGTGGAGAGGAATATGTTCAAATTGAGGGTCTCAACAATAATCAAAGAGTATAAAACCCCACCCTTAGACGCATACTACCTGCTTTATCATGATGAACCTTATGCCTTCTTGTATGAATCGCTGGAATTGAGTGGTAGTCACGGCCGCTATTCATTTTTGGGCGCGCGTCCCGGCATCATCTTCCGGGCATACAACGGCATAATTAATATCTATGAGGCAGAAAGGAGGATAAAAAAATACGGTAATCCTTTTGGCGAACTCCGGAAAATTTTAAAATGTTACATGAGTAAAGATTATTTTGCCCCCTTTAACGGGGGCGCCGTCGGTTATGTTGCCTATGATGCAGTCCGTTATTTTGAAAAAATTCCCGATAAAAATCCCGATGAATTAAAAATCCCTGATCTATTTTTTATCTTTCCTCAAGAGATTGTAATCTTTGACCACAAGTATCACTCTGCTCAAATCTTGATGTTTGACGAAGACAAGCACCGATTAGAGTATGTAAAAAAAATTCTTAATCGAGGGATGTGTCTCCAGAAAAAAAACACACAAACAAAGAACCGGATATCCTATGAAGCAAATTTCACCAAAAAAGAATTCTGTAATGCTGTAAAAATTGCGAAGGAATATATCTTTGCAGGTGATATATTCCAAGTTGTGCTGGCCCAGCGATTTAAAACGCCGGTCAAAAAGCCGTATTTTGATATTTATCAGGCATTACGTATCGCTAACCCTTCGCCGTATATGTACTATTTGAAACTCGATGATATCACAATTCTGGGGTCTTCCCCGGAGACTTTAGTGAAATTAAAAAACGGCGTGGCTGTATCACGGCCTCTTGCCGGAACCAGACCACGAGGTCATAATACAATCCAGGATAAAAAACTCGCCCAGGAATTGTTAACCGATGAAAAAGAACGTGCTGAGCATATTATGCTCGTGGATCTTGCCCGTAATGACTTAGGCAAGGTCTGCTGCTACGGCACTGTCCGAACCAATAGATTGTTAAAAATTGAACGTTATTCAAAGGTCATGCATCTTGTATCAAATGTCGTGGGCAGACTAGATGAAAGGTTTGACAGTATTGACCTTTTTATCGCTTCATTTCCTGCAGGAACTGTTTCAGGTGCACCTAAGATCAGGGCAATGGAGATCATCGACGAATTGGAACCTGTCCGGCGTGGGTTGTATGCTGGGGCGATCGGTTATTTTGATTTCCAGGGTAATATGGATTTCTGCATTGGGATAAGGATGATTCTCATCAAAGATGGAATCGCTTATCTCCAGGGAGGTGCGGGTATTGTCGCGGATTCAATCCCAGAAAAAGAATATCAGGAAACGATAAATAAAACCCGGGCTTTAAAATCAGCATTGGCGATAGCATGATCCTTTTGATTGACAACTATGATTCATTTGTCTATAATCTGGCTCAGTATCTCGGAGCACTGGGTGAAAAATTGATTGTGGTCCGCAATGATGAGATTGGGATTAAAAGAATAAAGCGAATGAAAATTGACTACATTTTTATCTCCCCAGGTCCCAAAACTCCAAAGGAAGCGGGAATGACCTGCCGGATTATCGAATGCTTTGCGGGTAAAATCCCAATCTTTGGTGTCTGCCTTGGGCATCAGGCAATTGCTGAAGTATTCGGAGGCAAGGTAGTTCGGGCTCCCACGGTCGTTCATGGTAAAGTATCTTTAATTTACCATGATCAGAAGACAATCTTTAAAAAGATAAAAAATCCTTTTTATGCCACCCGTTATCATTCCCTAATTGTCCCCCAAGAATCGATTCCTTTTTGTCTCGAAATGACGGCTTGGACTGAAGACGGATTGGTGATGGGCATAAGGCACCGTGAATATCCTATCGAAGGTGTTCAATTCCATCCTGAATCGATATTAACCACATCCGGGAAAACGCTTCTTAAAAATTTTTTAAATTTTTACAAAAAGAAAGTTGACAAAAAGGAGGAAAATTGCAAATATTGAGAAGCGAAGAATTGCCGGAGGATTTTTTCCGGCCTCAAATGGAAGGAAATATAAGTCTGGTCCGCTCGATTGTGAATGAGGTAAAAAATTTCGGTGACCGGGCGTTAAATAAATATACCAAAAAATTCGATAAAGTTTCAGTTTCGAATTTTCGGGTTACTCCTGCAGAGTTGAAAAAAGCTGCCCACTCCATTGATAAGCATCTGCTCCAAGCTCTGACCCGAGCCAAGGAGAATATTGAAAAATTCTCCCGTGCCCAGTTATGTCAATTAAAAAATTTTAAGATTAATATCACCAATGGGGTGATCGCCGAGCAAGTAATAATCCCCCTTGAGAGAATTGGCATTTATATCCCCGGAGGAAGATTTCCTCTTATTTCTACAGTTTTGATGTGCGGTGTCCCAGCGATGGTAGCAGGAGTAAAGGAAATCGCAATATGTTCACCGCCAACCTATCAGAATTCGGTGCACCCCTTAATACTGGCTACCGCCCAGTTTTTAGGGATCAGGGAAGTATACAAGGTCGGAGGTATTCAGGCGATTGCAGCAATGGCTTATGGAACCAAAACAGTGAAACCAGTTGCGAAAATCTTTGGACCAGGAAATATCTTTGTAGCAAGTGCCAAGAAATATGTATTTGGAGATGTAGGCATTGATTTTATCGCCGGGCCCACCGAAATCTTGATCATCGCAGACGAATCAGCTGTTCCTGAGATTGTAGCTGCAGATCTGCTTGCCCAGGCCGAACATGATCCCAATGCCCTACCTATTTTAGTAACTAACGCTCCAAGTTTTGCCGGTAAAGTAATAAAAATTCTCAACCGGCAGGTTAAAATTCTTAAGACCGGGCGGATTGCGAAAAGAGCTTTAAATAACAATGGTCTAATCATCATTGCCCAGGACATTGAAGAGGCAATAGAAATTGCTAATAAAAAAGCCCCAGAACATTTAGAATTACAGATTAAAAATCCTGAAAGATATATCTCAAGATTGAAAAATTATGGAACCCTTTTCGTCGGTAAATATGCAGCCGAGGTGCTCGGAGACTACAGCAGTGGTTTGAATCATACACTTCCTACCGCAGGTGCGGCACGATATACAGGTGGCCTCCACATAAAAGATTTCTTGAAGATTCAAACCGTTTTGAGAGTGAATAAAATTGGCTTAAAGCGGATCGGCCCGATTGCTCAGATTCTTGCCCAGACCGAAGGTTTATTTGCCCATGCCCGTTCCATCGAGGTGAGGATGAGATAAATGCTTGACTTGGTTATGAAAATAAATAGAATAAACCATGAGTCTAAATTTTGTTTGCATTCTAATCTTTAACATCACAATCAATTCGGCAAATGGTGCTTTCACCGGAGAAGTTACCTACTCGGGTACAACCGAACTCGCTACTGCCTCGTTTAAACTATATGATCACGAAGGCAATATGCTCTATCATATTGTAAACCCGGAGGCAATTACCTTTTTCATCAGCAACACCGGTGAAGTCTTTGCTACTAACGAACAGAGCTTATATCTGTATAAGTTAACAGGCGAGATAAAAATTCTCAAAAAACTTAATTATCCCAATGGATTCGGGTTCTCTCCGGACAATAAGATCTTTTTTGCCTCAGACCGCAACGGTTTATACGCCTATTCCATGTCTGGAGGATTGCTCTATCATTTCAATCCGGGTCGCCTTTTTGCGAGCACTGATAGTGCCCACCGTGTGGTAGTGGTCTCAAATGATACACTCTTCTTGTATGAAAAAGGGAAATTAAAAACCCAGACACTCTTGCCTAACCCCTATGTGAGAAAGATCCAATTCATCAACGAAGATCAAGTTGAGATTATACTGCCGGATACCACACTTTACCTTGAATGGTTACAAAAGTGTAAGGAGGATTGATGTTTTTATTGTTCATTATAAATGTCGGCTGGCCCCTGGGACCCCAGGATGAAACCCATCCTATTGGAAATAATTGGGGGGAATATCAATATTACGGGAGTGGAAGTGCCTATCTCCATCCCGGGATTGATGTGATGGGGAATTCTGTAGGCCAGCCTGTTTACGCAGTGCAGCGAGGAATTGTCAAGGCCTGGCTCACCACGCAGGCTGAATATCACTGGCGCTTAGCTATTGCTGATTCTAATATCTCTAATGACTCTGTGGAAGCCTGGCTTTATGCACATATCGATCCCAATCGATACCACAAAAATGTCGGCGATATCGTGAATGAGGGAGATCTGATCGGCTATCTTGTCCCTTGGCCTGTTACTGGTTTTGACCATTGCCATTTCGCCCGTATCAAGGATATCGGTCCGGTCTGGAATACTGCGGATTGGGCATTCGTGAGAAATCCCCTGGCAATTATTACTCCCTATGATGATACTGCAAAGCCGGTATTTGAAAATGCGTATGGAAATTACAAATTTGCGATCTGTAACAATAATACCAGCACCTATCTAAATCCTCCAACGGTCGTCACAGGAAATGTGGATATCATCGCCAAGATTTATGACAAAACCGGGATCCCGATCAACCAGAATCCAGTCTGGGAAAAAATGATTCCCATGCGCATCAGTTATGAAATCCACGGACCCCAGAATGTGCCGGAGAGGCTCTCTTTTCTATTCCGAGGTTACCTTTACTACAGCAGCAATGTCAATGTTGTATACAAAAATGATCAAGTATGCACGAGCCGTGGGGACTACGAAAATCGAGACTTTTATTTCATCGTAACTAATACTGACGGCGATACCCTTATCGAAGCTACAGATGCAAATTATTCCTGGAATACTACAGGTTTTCCACCTGGCAATTATTGGATTGTAGTAACAGCAATGGATGCCGCGGGTAATACAACAAAGGATAGTATGATGGTAACCATTCCCGGTCAGTCTGTTGAAGAAAATTATACATATCTAATCGCCCGCACGAGCATTGTCAATTCTCCCAAGGCACTCAATGAACTCTTCTGTAAATTTGCGGTAAAACTATATGATGTGAATGGACGCGTTCAAAGTGACTTCCATAATCTTCCGCCGGGAGTCTATTTTGCAATCTATAAAGATAATGGAGAGTTAAAACAGAAAAAGATCGTGATAATCAAGTAAATTTTTTCGCTTGACTTAATACATAATCCGGATATAATTAATCTAAAAATAAAGACTGGGGGATCGTCTAATGGTAGGACGATTGGCTCTGGACCAATTGGTCGGGGTTCGAATCCCTGTCCCCCAGTTTTGATTTTTTAGAAGCGCATCTTTTCATTTCAACCCTAATTCTGCTAAAATACTCTTGACTTTTGAAAAATTATATTTATAATGTTACGATGCAGGAAGGGCTTAATATTTTTGAAGAAGATTTTTGGGCGATAACTGAATCATTAAATCGACTGCTCCAAGGGACGAATGCCCGTGCCATATTACTCATCGATAAGGCTGGACAACTAATCACTTCAGCAGGTGATACCTCGACGATGGATGTATCATCGTTTGCCACCCTTTCTGCCGCGGATTTCGCCGCTACCAGTCAGCTTGCATCTTTG
Proteins encoded:
- the aroF gene encoding 3-deoxy-7-phosphoheptulonate synthase, giving the protein MIITMSVQAGEEDIEQVRRKIAELGYGVKIFRGEKKTVLHIIGVTDREKIAKVVESLPGVENLIPILSPYKLASREFHPDDTIVAVNGKRIGDKTIAIIAGPCAVESESMMFELACVLKEAGAQFLRGGAYKPRTSPYSFQGLGEKGLEILARAREKTGLLVVTEVLSEIDVPLVYKYADILQIGARNMQNFPLLKTVGRFNKPVLLKRGMSATIEEWLMAAEYILSEGNPNVILCERGIRTFEHYTRNTLDISAVPVVKYLSHLPIIIDPSHASGDAKYVTPLARAAIAAGADGIMVEVHPDPPNALSDGKQSLKIEAFKELIKEIKGIAEAIGRTL
- a CDS encoding prephenate dehydratase domain-containing protein, translating into MSNPIQVYFQGTKGAYSEVAATRFFNKKVITTGLTGFEDLFAALDKAPDAYAVLPIENSLTGSIHRNYDLLLTGKVWIVGEVELQITYNLLGLDSNTELKEIWAHPVVLEQCRDFITKNPKYKIVPFFDSAGAAEVVIKNQRKDVGIIAGPQVALVYGLKTLTKGIEDNPMNFTRFLVLSKKEKIHPGPDAKSSLVFGVKNEPGILFRCLSIFALRNIDLMKLESRPIIGKPWEYIFYIDFQGSIAEERCRKAVEILEEIAVYYKFLGSYPVIKEQNHEYLGKKL
- the aroA gene encoding 3-phosphoshikimate 1-carboxyvinyltransferase — encoded protein: MNILVKNCSIASGLLAVGGDKSITHRALILGTLAEGRSELINPSDAEDCQATIRCLKMLGAEIIKKDSRIIIEGKGLYSLKEPEDVLDCRNSGTTIRLLTGLLAGQKFYSVLTGDDSLRRRPMARIIDPLRLMGANIESRKGGLAPLSIKGSDLRGIEYRLPIPSAQVKSALMLAGFYADSPTIIEEPISSRDHSERLFTYLGIRFSKKGNRIEIRPRPIFKGKTIYIPNDISSAAFFIVLGCLIGDKLVIQETGINPLRSGVIEILKKAGALITIGNKKIFSEEPVADIIVRKRKPRAFTIGGSLIPSVIDEIPVLAVLATQLDGTSVIKDAQELRVKETDRLRAIATELQKFGARIKEEPDGLIINGPTRLRGTVCKSYHDHRIAMALTVAGLIAEGETVIQDAECIKISFPDFIEKLKTICGEEYVQIEGLNNNQRV
- the trpE gene encoding anthranilate synthase component I, with product MFKLRVSTIIKEYKTPPLDAYYLLYHDEPYAFLYESLELSGSHGRYSFLGARPGIIFRAYNGIINIYEAERRIKKYGNPFGELRKILKCYMSKDYFAPFNGGAVGYVAYDAVRYFEKIPDKNPDELKIPDLFFIFPQEIVIFDHKYHSAQILMFDEDKHRLEYVKKILNRGMCLQKKNTQTKNRISYEANFTKKEFCNAVKIAKEYIFAGDIFQVVLAQRFKTPVKKPYFDIYQALRIANPSPYMYYLKLDDITILGSSPETLVKLKNGVAVSRPLAGTRPRGHNTIQDKKLAQELLTDEKERAEHIMLVDLARNDLGKVCCYGTVRTNRLLKIERYSKVMHLVSNVVGRLDERFDSIDLFIASFPAGTVSGAPKIRAMEIIDELEPVRRGLYAGAIGYFDFQGNMDFCIGIRMILIKDGIAYLQGGAGIVADSIPEKEYQETINKTRALKSALAIA
- a CDS encoding aminodeoxychorismate/anthranilate synthase component II, whose protein sequence is MILLIDNYDSFVYNLAQYLGALGEKLIVVRNDEIGIKRIKRMKIDYIFISPGPKTPKEAGMTCRIIECFAGKIPIFGVCLGHQAIAEVFGGKVVRAPTVVHGKVSLIYHDQKTIFKKIKNPFYATRYHSLIVPQESIPFCLEMTAWTEDGLVMGIRHREYPIEGVQFHPESILTTSGKTLLKNFLNFYKKKVDKKEENCKY
- the hisD gene encoding histidinol dehydrogenase encodes the protein MQILRSEELPEDFFRPQMEGNISLVRSIVNEVKNFGDRALNKYTKKFDKVSVSNFRVTPAELKKAAHSIDKHLLQALTRAKENIEKFSRAQLCQLKNFKINITNGVIAEQVIIPLERIGIYIPGGRFPLISTVLMCGVPAMVAGVKEIAICSPPTYQNSVHPLILATAQFLGIREVYKVGGIQAIAAMAYGTKTVKPVAKIFGPGNIFVASAKKYVFGDVGIDFIAGPTEILIIADESAVPEIVAADLLAQAEHDPNALPILVTNAPSFAGKVIKILNRQVKILKTGRIAKRALNNNGLIIIAQDIEEAIEIANKKAPEHLELQIKNPERYISRLKNYGTLFVGKYAAEVLGDYSSGLNHTLPTAGAARYTGGLHIKDFLKIQTVLRVNKIGLKRIGPIAQILAQTEGLFAHARSIEVRMR